A portion of the Drosophila sechellia strain sech25 chromosome 2R, ASM438219v1, whole genome shotgun sequence genome contains these proteins:
- the LOC6609839 gene encoding uncharacterized protein LOC6609839 isoform X1, whose translation MATTPTAGPAAAPPTSSTPQNYKVPSTSKISVDKLLRVGYYELEKTIGKGNFAVVKMATNIVTKTKVAIKIIDKTCLNEEYLSKTFREIAILKSLRHPHITRLYEVMESQSMIYLVTEYAPNGEIFDHLVANGRMKEPEAARVFTQLVSAVHYCHLRGVVHRDLKAENVLLDKDMNIKLADFGFSNHYEEGATLRTWCGSPPYAAPEVFQGLEYDGPKSDIWSLGVVLYALVCGALPFDGKTILELKSRVVLGKFRIPFFMSQECEQLIRNMLVVEPDRRYTIKQIIKHRWLSEWQSEMQEEERFGDISCAPGSGTVSKSASTSSLGSASDSPPQLDSVVMTHMLQLPGLTADMIAQSVHEQRFDNIYAIYNLLHDKLQQRRRENQRLQYHASLAYSRSRKTSITTGVVDRSEPVKQESLDRLSPLSNANATSSALGFGWSDVTVDLEKYGEFELECLARSNDPPVNAQHLSAHAGGGVNGANTRRHTVGPGDVAHEQALANPHVPPIDFKCPPQCSDPTQPVPYYPVNLPMLQNQPLHNLTIKDQHLLKPPVVMGASSFGRRASDGGANLHIYYPATGTVVGPAQGQQMDTAGYYINPNCGTDPLAVQELSPLNEQSVAHMQCCQENATGECNEELQSYMQKRGGTQRHTVGCTEDLSVAHGSGAGSQSQAPTTSSNMRQRRTGLLTVTERPPVIPPEIIREVESRMNRDYFPPTLKSLSQSPPNGTYPVGVALPMGMSKGLSPPHSLPLVAAAGGSVPLVAPNNRRIHRVVHSKLPTVQEGATIGRYSPVRRASEGSKSQFQGPLQECQSLQKGIAQRNFLVAPSPPLLENSISLPGSPIHGKPGMGLQLVLRRGHDIEVPPEAIKNLMPALDRLVKEQRVSFEIANKIISTHVVPMDLAPLLGLAAHASSAAAVSGGHLDQSHFTHLQQQQQQQHMLSFSVSPLSMPQGGAVNASLTSAKQMFGQPICGYTQYQPMTLALQPQHQQQLVGQFSSINLGASNSNSSSGCQSPVFSTSFSGSCSPNPYLPCAAGGSSPLHQITNGISGLSTGCAGGSITRGTSAASEGAAAAAAANQPLDLSMDVCGGVMDQQPTDYAATNWFMPTASYYDMKPLNLSPAQPVRVVPTPPASPNLCIIQEENGNGQMCHTISTGTPYAGCTGGITPQICLTDVQGSEITLVALSSDNSRDSEDSLEQHTPVMSLQGLIIAEPSSDMPSITRGIGRKASLDCESGAGSHCPVASGSSHATQSQNQAQTEAQCRRGSDKSLGFSDDSLSNDSNNLSPCQEPSASSGFKSDSHSEMGDHTECGHLTPDSMCDSRRMSDEMCYEVPLPHECSNLDSTRILEMVKQTIDSTMPPKGFVLHKGSISSEDSGAESRHSSASNASTSNPLACEAASLIASHAGYGEPTTNLSLEYSGGLQIELQVCEGRSRDHHGAGKGIKLRRISGDQFEYGKICQQLISTITMQQVAG comes from the exons GTGGCCATCAAGATCATAGACAAAACATGTCTGAACGAGGAGTACCTGAGCAAGACGTTCCGCGAGATAGCGATCCTTAAATCGCTGCGGCATCCCCATATCACGCGATTGTACGAGGTGATGGAGTCGCAGTCGATGATCTATCTGGTCACCGAGTACGCGCCGAACGGGGAGATCTTCGACCATCTGGTGGCCAATGGCAGGATGAAGGAACCGGAGGCGGCACGTGTCTTCACCCAACTCGTCTCGGCCGTTCACTACTGCCACCTGCGCGGGGTGGTGCATCGCGATCTCAAGGCCGAGAATGTCCTCCTCGACAAGGACATGAACATCAAG CTTGCCGACTTTGGCTTTAGTAATCACTATGAGGAGGGTGCCACCTTAAGAACTTGGTGCGGATCACCGCCCTACGCCGCCCCAGAGGTTTTCCAAGGCTTGGAATACGATGGACCCAAGTCGGATATCTGGAGTTTGGGCGTTGTGCTGTACGCCTTGGTTTGTGGAGCATTACCTTTCGATGGAAAGACTATCCTGGAGCTGAAAAGTCGCGTGGTGTTGGGCAAATTTCGCATTCCCTTCTTTATGTCGCAAG AATGCGAGCAGCTAATCCGAAACATGCTGGTAGTGGAGCCTGATCGTCGGTATACCATCAAACAGATCATCAAGCACCGCTGGCTCAGCGAGTGGCAGTCAGAGATGCAGGAGGAGGAACGTTTCGGTGACATTTCCTGTGCCCCCGGCTCGGGAACAGTGTCCAAGTCGGCGTCCACATCCTCGCTGGGCAGTGCGTCGGACTCACCGCCGCAACTGGACTCTGTGGTGATGACGCATATGCTCCAACTGCCCGGACTGACCGCCGACATGATAGCACAGTCGGTGCACGAGCAGAGATTCGACAACATCTACGCCATTTACAACCTGCTGCATGATAAGCTGCAGCAAAGGCGACGCGAAAACCAAAGACTGCAGTACCACGCCAGCCTGGCCTACTCCCGATCACGAAAGACGAGCATCACGACGGGCGTGGTGGATCGCTCGGAGCCCGTCAAGCAGGAATCTCTGGATCGGCTCAGTCCGCTGAGCAATGCCAATGCCACCAGCTCAGCTTTGGGCTTTGGCTGGTCCGATGTCACCGTGGATCTGGAGAAATATGGTGAATTTGAGCTGGAATGCCTGGCGCGATCGAATGAT CCCCCTGTTAATGCGCAGCATTTGAGTGCTCACGCTGGCGGAGGTGTCAATGGAGCGAATACCCGACGCCATACAGTGGGTCCCGGCGATGTGGCCCACGAGCAGGCGCTAGCTAATCCCCATGTGCCGCCCATCGACTTCAAATGTCCACCGCAGTGCAGCGATCCCACTCAGCCAGTTCCATACTACCCAGTTAATCTGCCCATGCTGCAAAACCAGCCCCTGCACAACCTCACCATCAAGGACCAGCATCTGCTCAAGCCGCCCGTTGTTATGGGAGCCA GCTCATTTGGGCGACGCGCATCAGACGGCGGGGCAAATCTTCACATCTATTATCCCGCCACGGGCACCGTTGTGGGTCCAGCTCAGGGTCAGCAAATGGACACGGCCGGGTACTATATCAATCCGAATTGCGGCACAGATCCCTTGGCTGTGCAGGAATTATCGCCGCTCAACGAACAGTCCGTGGCGCATATGCAGTGCTGCCAGGAGAATGCCACTGGCGAATGCAACGAGGAGCTGCAAAG CTATATGCAAAAGCGAGGAGGCACCCAGCGTCATACGGTGGGCTGCACGGAGGATCTTTCCGTAGCACATGGATCAGGAGCAGGATCACAATCCCAGGCGCCAACTACCTCCTCCAATATGCGACAGCGACGAACAGGATTGCTCACGGTCACCGAGAGACCGCCAG TGATTCCACCCGAGATAATTCGCGAGGTTGAGTCTCGCATGAACCGCGACTATTTTCCTCCCACCCTGAAATCTCTGAGTCAATCGCCCCCCAATGGCACTTAcccggtgggcgtggccctgCCCATGGGCATGTCGAAGGGCCTATCGCCGCCCCACTCGCTGCCCTTGGTGGCGGCCGCAGGTGGCTCTGTGCCCCTGGTGGCGCCCAACAATCGGCGCATCCATCGGGTAGTCCACTCGAAGTTGCCCACCGTCCAGGAGGGTG CGACAATAGGACGTTATAGTCCAGTGCGTCGAGCATCGGAAGGATCGAAGAGTCAGTTCCAAGGACCACTGCAGGAATGTCAGTCCCTGCAGAAAGGTATTGCACAGAGAAACTTTTTGGTTGCACCCAGTCCGCCGCTTTTAGAAAATTCGATCAGCTTACCAG GTTCGCCCATACATGGAAAACCGGGCATGGGTTTGCAGCTGGTTCTGCGTCGCGGCCATGACATTGAAGTTCCTCCGGAAGCCATCAAGAATCTGATGCCTGCCCTGGATCGACTGGTTAAGGAGCAGCGTGTTAGCTTCGAAATAGCCAACAAAATAATCTCAACGCATGTTGTGCCGATGGACTTGGCTCCGCTACTGGGACTGGCAGCTCATGCTTCGAGTGCGGCGGCGGTTAGTGGAGGTCATCTCGACCAGAGCCACTTCACGCAtctccagcagcaacagcaacaacagcacatGCTCAGCTTCAGTGTATCGCCGCTCAGCATGCCGCAGGGCGGAGCTGTGAATGCCTCGCTGACCTCGGCCAAGCAGATGTTTGGCCAACCGATCTGTGGCTATACGCAATATCAACCTATGACCCTGGCCCTGCAGCCgcagcatcaacagcagcTGGTTGGCCAGTTCAGCAGCATTAATTTGGGAGCTAGCAACTCGAATTCAAGCAGTGGCTGCCAGTCGCCTGTTTTCAGCACCAGCTTCAGCGGTAGTTGTTCGCCCAATCCATACCTGCCCTGTGCCGCCGGTGGCTCTTCGCCGCTGCATCAGATCACCAATGGCATCTCTGGTTTAAGTACTGGATGTGCTGGCGGTTCCATTACCAGAGGCACTTCAGCCGCCAGCGAAGGAGCTGCAGCGGCCGCCGCTGCCAATCAACCTCTGGACCTGTCCATGGATGTTTGCGGTGGAGTAATGGATCAGCAGCCCACGGACTATGCAGCCACCAATTGGTTTATGCCCACGGCTTCGTACTATGACATGAAACCGCTTAACCTATCGCCCGCACAACCTGTGAGGGTCGTGCCCACGCCGCCGGCTTCACCAAATTTGTGCATCATCCAGGAGGAGAACGGAAACGGACAGATGTGTCACACTATCAGCACGGGTACTCCATACGCCGGTTGTACGGGAGGAATTACGCCGCAGATATGCCTCACCGATGTCCAGGGCAGCGAGATCACTTTGGTGGCTCTTTCGTCGGACAATAGTCGTGATAGTGAGGACTCCCTTGAGCAGCACACTCCAGTAATGTCACTACAG GGGCTTATCATCGCGGAGCCCAGCAGCGATATGCCTTCAATCACCAGGGGCATTGGACGTAAGGCCAGCCTAGACTGCGAATCGGGCGCTGGAAGTCATTGTCCAGTGGCCAGTGGCTCCTCCCACGCTACCCAATCCCAAAACCAAGCTCAAACCGAAGCCCAATGCCGGCGGGGCAGTGACAAATCGCTTGGTTTCTCAGATGATTCACTAAGCAATGACTCGAATAACCTGTCGCCCTGCCAGGAGCCATCCGCCAGCTCTGGTTTCAAATCGGATTCCCACTCGGAGATGGGCGATCACACGGAATGTGGTCATCTAACGcccgattccatgtgcgacTCGCGGCGCATGTCCGATGAGATGTGCTACGAAGTGCCTCTGCCACATGAGTGCTCCAATCTGGACTCTACGCGCATCTTGGAGATGGTTAAGCAGACCATAGACTCGACAATGCCGCCGAAGGGCTTTGTCCTGCACAAGGGAAGCATAAGCTCGGAGGACAGTGGAGCGGAATCGCGACATAGCAGTGCCTCGAATGCATCCACCTCGAATCCTCTGGCCTGCGAGGCTGCTTCTCTGATCGCTTCACACGCTGGATATGGAGAGCCAACCACAAATCTCAGTTTGGAGTACTCAGGCGGCCTGCAGATCGAGCTTCAAGTGTGCGAGGGACGCAGTCGCGATCATCATGGCGCCGGCAAAGGCATCAAGCTGCGTCgcatttccggggaccagttCGAGTACGGAAAGATATGCCAGCAGTTGATAAGCACCATCACCATGCAGCAGGTGGCAGGTTAA
- the LOC6609839 gene encoding uncharacterized protein LOC6609839 isoform X2, giving the protein MATTPTAGPAAAPPTSSTPQNYKVPSTSKISVDKLLRVGYYELEKTIGKGNFAVVKMATNIVTKTKVAIKIIDKTCLNEEYLSKTFREIAILKSLRHPHITRLYEVMESQSMIYLVTEYAPNGEIFDHLVANGRMKEPEAARVFTQLVSAVHYCHLRGVVHRDLKAENVLLDKDMNIKLADFGFSNHYEEGATLRTWCGSPPYAAPEVFQGLEYDGPKSDIWSLGVVLYALVCGALPFDGKTILELKSRVVLGKFRIPFFMSQECEQLIRNMLVVEPDRRYTIKQIIKHRWLSEWQSEMQEEERFGDISCAPGSGTVSKSASTSSLGSASDSPPQLDSVVMTHMLQLPGLTADMIAQSVHEQRFDNIYAIYNLLHDKLQQRRRENQRLQYHASLAYSRSRKTSITTGVVDRSEPVKQESLDRLSPLSNANATSSALGFGWSDVTVDLEKYGEFELECLARSNDPPVNAQHLSAHAGGGVNGANTRRHTVGPGDVAHEQALANPHVPPIDFKCPPQCSDPTQPVPYYPVNLPMLQNQPLHNLTIKDQHLLKPPVVMGASSFGRRASDGGANLHIYYPATGTVVGPAQGQQMDTAGYYINPNCGTDPLAVQELSPLNEQSVAHMQCCQENATGECNEELQSYMQKRGGTQRHTVGCTEDLSVAHGSGAGSQSQAPTTSSNMRQRRTGLLTVTERPPVIPPEIIREVESRMNRDYFPPTLKSLSQSPPNGTYPVGVALPMGMSKGLSPPHSLPLVAAAGGSVPLVAPNNRRIHRVVHSKLPTVQEGGRYSPVRRASEGSKSQFQGPLQECQSLQKGIAQRNFLVAPSPPLLENSISLPGSPIHGKPGMGLQLVLRRGHDIEVPPEAIKNLMPALDRLVKEQRVSFEIANKIISTHVVPMDLAPLLGLAAHASSAAAVSGGHLDQSHFTHLQQQQQQQHMLSFSVSPLSMPQGGAVNASLTSAKQMFGQPICGYTQYQPMTLALQPQHQQQLVGQFSSINLGASNSNSSSGCQSPVFSTSFSGSCSPNPYLPCAAGGSSPLHQITNGISGLSTGCAGGSITRGTSAASEGAAAAAAANQPLDLSMDVCGGVMDQQPTDYAATNWFMPTASYYDMKPLNLSPAQPVRVVPTPPASPNLCIIQEENGNGQMCHTISTGTPYAGCTGGITPQICLTDVQGSEITLVALSSDNSRDSEDSLEQHTPVMSLQGLIIAEPSSDMPSITRGIGRKASLDCESGAGSHCPVASGSSHATQSQNQAQTEAQCRRGSDKSLGFSDDSLSNDSNNLSPCQEPSASSGFKSDSHSEMGDHTECGHLTPDSMCDSRRMSDEMCYEVPLPHECSNLDSTRILEMVKQTIDSTMPPKGFVLHKGSISSEDSGAESRHSSASNASTSNPLACEAASLIASHAGYGEPTTNLSLEYSGGLQIELQVCEGRSRDHHGAGKGIKLRRISGDQFEYGKICQQLISTITMQQVAG; this is encoded by the exons GTGGCCATCAAGATCATAGACAAAACATGTCTGAACGAGGAGTACCTGAGCAAGACGTTCCGCGAGATAGCGATCCTTAAATCGCTGCGGCATCCCCATATCACGCGATTGTACGAGGTGATGGAGTCGCAGTCGATGATCTATCTGGTCACCGAGTACGCGCCGAACGGGGAGATCTTCGACCATCTGGTGGCCAATGGCAGGATGAAGGAACCGGAGGCGGCACGTGTCTTCACCCAACTCGTCTCGGCCGTTCACTACTGCCACCTGCGCGGGGTGGTGCATCGCGATCTCAAGGCCGAGAATGTCCTCCTCGACAAGGACATGAACATCAAG CTTGCCGACTTTGGCTTTAGTAATCACTATGAGGAGGGTGCCACCTTAAGAACTTGGTGCGGATCACCGCCCTACGCCGCCCCAGAGGTTTTCCAAGGCTTGGAATACGATGGACCCAAGTCGGATATCTGGAGTTTGGGCGTTGTGCTGTACGCCTTGGTTTGTGGAGCATTACCTTTCGATGGAAAGACTATCCTGGAGCTGAAAAGTCGCGTGGTGTTGGGCAAATTTCGCATTCCCTTCTTTATGTCGCAAG AATGCGAGCAGCTAATCCGAAACATGCTGGTAGTGGAGCCTGATCGTCGGTATACCATCAAACAGATCATCAAGCACCGCTGGCTCAGCGAGTGGCAGTCAGAGATGCAGGAGGAGGAACGTTTCGGTGACATTTCCTGTGCCCCCGGCTCGGGAACAGTGTCCAAGTCGGCGTCCACATCCTCGCTGGGCAGTGCGTCGGACTCACCGCCGCAACTGGACTCTGTGGTGATGACGCATATGCTCCAACTGCCCGGACTGACCGCCGACATGATAGCACAGTCGGTGCACGAGCAGAGATTCGACAACATCTACGCCATTTACAACCTGCTGCATGATAAGCTGCAGCAAAGGCGACGCGAAAACCAAAGACTGCAGTACCACGCCAGCCTGGCCTACTCCCGATCACGAAAGACGAGCATCACGACGGGCGTGGTGGATCGCTCGGAGCCCGTCAAGCAGGAATCTCTGGATCGGCTCAGTCCGCTGAGCAATGCCAATGCCACCAGCTCAGCTTTGGGCTTTGGCTGGTCCGATGTCACCGTGGATCTGGAGAAATATGGTGAATTTGAGCTGGAATGCCTGGCGCGATCGAATGAT CCCCCTGTTAATGCGCAGCATTTGAGTGCTCACGCTGGCGGAGGTGTCAATGGAGCGAATACCCGACGCCATACAGTGGGTCCCGGCGATGTGGCCCACGAGCAGGCGCTAGCTAATCCCCATGTGCCGCCCATCGACTTCAAATGTCCACCGCAGTGCAGCGATCCCACTCAGCCAGTTCCATACTACCCAGTTAATCTGCCCATGCTGCAAAACCAGCCCCTGCACAACCTCACCATCAAGGACCAGCATCTGCTCAAGCCGCCCGTTGTTATGGGAGCCA GCTCATTTGGGCGACGCGCATCAGACGGCGGGGCAAATCTTCACATCTATTATCCCGCCACGGGCACCGTTGTGGGTCCAGCTCAGGGTCAGCAAATGGACACGGCCGGGTACTATATCAATCCGAATTGCGGCACAGATCCCTTGGCTGTGCAGGAATTATCGCCGCTCAACGAACAGTCCGTGGCGCATATGCAGTGCTGCCAGGAGAATGCCACTGGCGAATGCAACGAGGAGCTGCAAAG CTATATGCAAAAGCGAGGAGGCACCCAGCGTCATACGGTGGGCTGCACGGAGGATCTTTCCGTAGCACATGGATCAGGAGCAGGATCACAATCCCAGGCGCCAACTACCTCCTCCAATATGCGACAGCGACGAACAGGATTGCTCACGGTCACCGAGAGACCGCCAG TGATTCCACCCGAGATAATTCGCGAGGTTGAGTCTCGCATGAACCGCGACTATTTTCCTCCCACCCTGAAATCTCTGAGTCAATCGCCCCCCAATGGCACTTAcccggtgggcgtggccctgCCCATGGGCATGTCGAAGGGCCTATCGCCGCCCCACTCGCTGCCCTTGGTGGCGGCCGCAGGTGGCTCTGTGCCCCTGGTGGCGCCCAACAATCGGCGCATCCATCGGGTAGTCCACTCGAAGTTGCCCACCGTCCAGGAGGGTG GACGTTATAGTCCAGTGCGTCGAGCATCGGAAGGATCGAAGAGTCAGTTCCAAGGACCACTGCAGGAATGTCAGTCCCTGCAGAAAGGTATTGCACAGAGAAACTTTTTGGTTGCACCCAGTCCGCCGCTTTTAGAAAATTCGATCAGCTTACCAG GTTCGCCCATACATGGAAAACCGGGCATGGGTTTGCAGCTGGTTCTGCGTCGCGGCCATGACATTGAAGTTCCTCCGGAAGCCATCAAGAATCTGATGCCTGCCCTGGATCGACTGGTTAAGGAGCAGCGTGTTAGCTTCGAAATAGCCAACAAAATAATCTCAACGCATGTTGTGCCGATGGACTTGGCTCCGCTACTGGGACTGGCAGCTCATGCTTCGAGTGCGGCGGCGGTTAGTGGAGGTCATCTCGACCAGAGCCACTTCACGCAtctccagcagcaacagcaacaacagcacatGCTCAGCTTCAGTGTATCGCCGCTCAGCATGCCGCAGGGCGGAGCTGTGAATGCCTCGCTGACCTCGGCCAAGCAGATGTTTGGCCAACCGATCTGTGGCTATACGCAATATCAACCTATGACCCTGGCCCTGCAGCCgcagcatcaacagcagcTGGTTGGCCAGTTCAGCAGCATTAATTTGGGAGCTAGCAACTCGAATTCAAGCAGTGGCTGCCAGTCGCCTGTTTTCAGCACCAGCTTCAGCGGTAGTTGTTCGCCCAATCCATACCTGCCCTGTGCCGCCGGTGGCTCTTCGCCGCTGCATCAGATCACCAATGGCATCTCTGGTTTAAGTACTGGATGTGCTGGCGGTTCCATTACCAGAGGCACTTCAGCCGCCAGCGAAGGAGCTGCAGCGGCCGCCGCTGCCAATCAACCTCTGGACCTGTCCATGGATGTTTGCGGTGGAGTAATGGATCAGCAGCCCACGGACTATGCAGCCACCAATTGGTTTATGCCCACGGCTTCGTACTATGACATGAAACCGCTTAACCTATCGCCCGCACAACCTGTGAGGGTCGTGCCCACGCCGCCGGCTTCACCAAATTTGTGCATCATCCAGGAGGAGAACGGAAACGGACAGATGTGTCACACTATCAGCACGGGTACTCCATACGCCGGTTGTACGGGAGGAATTACGCCGCAGATATGCCTCACCGATGTCCAGGGCAGCGAGATCACTTTGGTGGCTCTTTCGTCGGACAATAGTCGTGATAGTGAGGACTCCCTTGAGCAGCACACTCCAGTAATGTCACTACAG GGGCTTATCATCGCGGAGCCCAGCAGCGATATGCCTTCAATCACCAGGGGCATTGGACGTAAGGCCAGCCTAGACTGCGAATCGGGCGCTGGAAGTCATTGTCCAGTGGCCAGTGGCTCCTCCCACGCTACCCAATCCCAAAACCAAGCTCAAACCGAAGCCCAATGCCGGCGGGGCAGTGACAAATCGCTTGGTTTCTCAGATGATTCACTAAGCAATGACTCGAATAACCTGTCGCCCTGCCAGGAGCCATCCGCCAGCTCTGGTTTCAAATCGGATTCCCACTCGGAGATGGGCGATCACACGGAATGTGGTCATCTAACGcccgattccatgtgcgacTCGCGGCGCATGTCCGATGAGATGTGCTACGAAGTGCCTCTGCCACATGAGTGCTCCAATCTGGACTCTACGCGCATCTTGGAGATGGTTAAGCAGACCATAGACTCGACAATGCCGCCGAAGGGCTTTGTCCTGCACAAGGGAAGCATAAGCTCGGAGGACAGTGGAGCGGAATCGCGACATAGCAGTGCCTCGAATGCATCCACCTCGAATCCTCTGGCCTGCGAGGCTGCTTCTCTGATCGCTTCACACGCTGGATATGGAGAGCCAACCACAAATCTCAGTTTGGAGTACTCAGGCGGCCTGCAGATCGAGCTTCAAGTGTGCGAGGGACGCAGTCGCGATCATCATGGCGCCGGCAAAGGCATCAAGCTGCGTCgcatttccggggaccagttCGAGTACGGAAAGATATGCCAGCAGTTGATAAGCACCATCACCATGCAGCAGGTGGCAGGTTAA